A single window of Crassostrea angulata isolate pt1a10 chromosome 8, ASM2561291v2, whole genome shotgun sequence DNA harbors:
- the LOC128160302 gene encoding uncharacterized protein LOC128160302, whose protein sequence is MDRCKWFVNQVFWILLFITISRATLCNLQTERRCLYESLKLFSVYQKMVCIKDDSVQTLNFSPSCGSFCKVNIKKCSEKYDKRIGVVLNISSSNLSIESKTKEDIAFLLCNFSTLTNKDNDTGYCNEYSTTQIEPQTSKPQDKTSNVPDSKTTQQTRTTQPSLRMNFAFCAGNIVGAVIGGVLLGTTITAIIFVFIHRNTSIFQKSNLKSKFDVMPNPVNQQNDEPLEENPQPIERKNVVYNEVNDDIQNSVKVQPVQQHRNLTDTNVYNRLNESDQEDRSDYYDHAQPTPSLSDTEDGYGSLFVEQDVNDNYSEVDQATYHVSGNEMTVGSKQNNNYSTLEANN, encoded by the exons gAGACGTTGTCTTTATGAGTCATTGAAACTGTTCAGtgtttatcaaaaaatggtGTGCATAAAAGATGATTCTGTACAAACTCTGa ATTTTAGCCCTTCTTGTGGAAGTTTTTGCAAAGTTAACATCAAGAAATGTAGTGAAAAATACGATAAACGTATAGGTGTTGTATTGAACATTTCCTCATCCAATCTTTCGATTGAAAGTAAAACCAAGGAAGACATAGCATTTCTATTGTGCAATTTCTCAACTTTAACAAACAAAGACAATGACA CTGGTTATTGTAATGAATATTCCACAACACAGATAGAACCTCAAACGTCTAAACCTCAAGATAAAACCTCAAACGTCCCTGATTCAAAGACAACCCAGCAAACTAGAACCACACAGCCATCCCTGAGGATGAATTTTG CTTTCTGTGCCGGAAACATTGTCGGTGCGGTAATTGGAGGAGTGTTATTGGGAACAACTATTACAGCCATTATCTTTGTCTTTATTCATCGCAACACATCAATCTTTCAAAAAAG taatttaaaatcaaaatttgacgTAATGCCGAATCCGGTGAATCAACAAAATGATGAGCCACTGGAAGAAAACCCTCAACCTATTGAGAGGAAAAATGTGGTTTACAATGAAGTCAACGATGACATA CAAAATTCTGTAAAGGTACAGCCAGTTCAGCAACATCGGAATTTAACTGACACGAATGTCTACAACCGATTAAATGAATCAGACCAGGAAGACAGAAGTGACTACTATGATCATGCACAACCGACACCATCTTTGTCTGACACAGAAGACGGATATGGATCATTGTTTGTAGAACAAGACGTCAATGATAATTATAGCGAGGTAGATCAGGCCACATATCACGTGTCTGGAAATGAAATGACCGTCGGgagtaaacaaaataataactaTTCCACTCTAGAGGCAAataattga